The Nocardioides sp. S-1144 genome includes a region encoding these proteins:
- a CDS encoding HNH endonuclease signature motif containing protein has translation MTLDTLNGGLAAAHLDTGLALSPTQARRLACEAGIIPAVLDGAGHVLDLGRKRRFHTPAQRLAITLKQQHCQHPACTTPAAYCHTHHGIPWPRGGSTDTRDAVLLCPFHHRQTHATGETYPLRP, from the coding sequence ATGACTCTCGACACGCTCAACGGTGGGCTCGCAGCCGCCCACCTCGACACCGGTCTCGCGCTCTCCCCCACCCAGGCCCGCCGACTGGCCTGCGAAGCAGGCATCATCCCCGCCGTCCTCGACGGCGCCGGCCACGTCCTCGACCTCGGCCGCAAGCGCCGGTTCCACACCCCAGCCCAGCGCCTCGCCATCACCCTCAAGCAGCAGCACTGCCAACACCCGGCCTGCACCACACCAGCCGCCTACTGCCACACCCACCACGGCATCCCATGGCCCCGGGGTGGCAGCACCGACACCCGCGACGCCGTCCTGCTCTGCCCCTTCCACCACCGCCAGACCCACGCCACCGGCGAGACCTACCCGCTGCGGCCCTGA
- a CDS encoding monooxygenase yields MSVVDLRVWRVGSAAPALLRMATGRRRLRGVPGLRFAKLLGTGSGRTFTPRDADPHHWALLTVFDDAAPADDFAGSRLVAGWESAAQERLRVRMVPLSARGRWSRTEPFDASGPPSADAVRGAPVAAITRARLRPARALSFWRAVPPVIDDLGTASGLRMAIGIGEAPIGLQGTFSLWDSSRDLVDFAYRSAAHRSAVDRTDAAGWYAEELFARFAVLDVEGTYRGRTP; encoded by the coding sequence GTGAGCGTCGTGGACCTGCGGGTCTGGCGGGTCGGGTCCGCCGCCCCCGCCCTGCTGCGGATGGCGACCGGCCGGCGCCGGCTGCGCGGCGTCCCCGGGCTGCGGTTCGCCAAGCTCCTCGGCACCGGGTCCGGCCGCACCTTCACCCCGCGCGACGCCGACCCGCACCACTGGGCCCTCCTCACCGTCTTCGACGACGCCGCGCCGGCCGACGACTTCGCCGGCAGCCGGCTCGTGGCGGGCTGGGAGTCGGCGGCCCAGGAGCGCCTCCGGGTGCGGATGGTGCCGCTGTCCGCCCGCGGGCGGTGGTCGCGCACCGAGCCGTTCGACGCCTCCGGGCCGCCGTCGGCCGACGCCGTCCGGGGCGCCCCCGTCGCCGCGATCACCCGCGCCCGGCTCCGACCGGCCCGCGCCCTCTCGTTCTGGCGGGCCGTGCCGCCGGTGATCGACGACCTGGGCACGGCGTCCGGGCTGCGGATGGCGATCGGGATCGGCGAGGCCCCGATCGGGCTGCAGGGCACGTTCTCGCTCTGGGACTCCTCGCGCGACCTCGTCGACTTCGCCTATCGCAGCGCCGCGCACCGCTCGGCCGTCGACCGCACCGACGCGGCCGGCTGGTACGCCGAGGAGCTCTTCGCCCGGTTCGCCGTCCTCGACGTCGAGGGCACCTACCGCGGGCGCACGCCGTGA
- a CDS encoding phytoene desaturase family protein produces MSAAVVVGAGIGGLAAAVRLAAQGHRVVVVEQAADVGGKLGTWAHDGFLFDTGPSLLTMPHVLADLFAETGAPLSDVLPLQRLDVACRYRFPDGTLLDLPGDVADVPAALDAALGPGRGAQWSAFLRRAERIWDITREPFLESPITVGDMARLSRRLDHVAAVAPWRSLRGLGARYLEDPRLRMLLDRYATYTGSDPRRAPAALAAVPYAEQAFGSWYVPGGLHRIAEALLDRARALGVEVRTGAEVVEVLLTGGRASGVRLADETVVAADVVVANADAAQVYGRLVPGDRARRAASRIRRTTPSLSGFVLLLSLDEAPPGQPHHEVLFAEDYDLEFDAVFGRRGRARPVERPTLYVSAPDDPAVVPHPGAGAWFVLANAPRHDPAGGVDWDEPGLADDYADRLVALLAERGTDVRDRVRHRRVLTPADLERRTLTPGGSIYGTSSNGASAAFRRPANRSPVPGLYLVGGSSHPGGGLPLVLLSARIVADLVGPA; encoded by the coding sequence GTGAGCGCCGCCGTCGTGGTCGGCGCCGGGATCGGCGGCCTCGCCGCCGCCGTCCGGCTGGCCGCGCAGGGCCACCGCGTGGTCGTCGTGGAGCAGGCCGCCGACGTCGGCGGCAAGCTCGGCACGTGGGCCCACGACGGGTTCCTCTTCGACACCGGACCCTCGCTGCTGACGATGCCGCACGTGCTGGCCGACCTCTTCGCCGAGACCGGCGCGCCGCTGTCCGACGTGCTGCCCCTCCAGCGGCTCGACGTCGCCTGCCGCTACCGCTTCCCGGACGGCACCCTGCTCGACCTGCCGGGCGACGTCGCCGACGTCCCGGCCGCGCTGGACGCCGCCCTCGGGCCCGGCCGGGGGGCGCAGTGGTCGGCGTTCCTGCGGCGGGCCGAGCGGATCTGGGACATCACCCGGGAGCCGTTCCTCGAGTCGCCGATCACCGTCGGCGACATGGCACGGCTCTCGCGGCGGCTCGACCACGTCGCCGCCGTCGCGCCGTGGCGGAGCCTGCGCGGCCTCGGCGCGCGGTACCTGGAGGACCCCCGGCTGCGGATGCTGCTCGACCGCTACGCCACCTACACCGGGTCCGACCCGCGGCGGGCGCCGGCCGCGCTGGCCGCCGTCCCGTACGCCGAGCAGGCCTTCGGCTCCTGGTACGTCCCCGGCGGGCTGCACCGGATCGCCGAGGCGCTGCTCGACCGTGCCCGCGCGCTCGGGGTCGAGGTCCGGACCGGGGCCGAGGTGGTCGAGGTCCTGCTCACCGGGGGCCGGGCCAGCGGCGTCCGGCTGGCCGACGAGACGGTGGTCGCCGCGGACGTCGTCGTCGCGAACGCCGACGCCGCCCAGGTCTACGGGCGCCTGGTCCCCGGTGACCGCGCGCGTCGGGCCGCCTCCCGCATCCGGCGGACCACGCCGTCGCTGTCGGGCTTCGTGCTCCTGCTGTCCCTCGACGAGGCGCCGCCCGGGCAGCCGCACCACGAGGTGCTGTTCGCGGAGGACTACGACCTCGAGTTCGACGCCGTCTTCGGACGCCGGGGCCGGGCCCGGCCGGTCGAGCGGCCGACCCTCTACGTCTCCGCGCCCGACGACCCGGCCGTCGTCCCGCACCCGGGCGCCGGCGCCTGGTTCGTCCTGGCCAACGCCCCGCGGCACGACCCCGCGGGCGGCGTGGACTGGGACGAGCCCGGCCTGGCCGACGACTACGCCGACCGTCTCGTCGCGCTGCTCGCCGAGCGCGGCACCGACGTCCGCGACCGGGTGCGGCACCGCCGCGTGCTCACCCCCGCCGACCTGGAGCGCCGCACGCTGACGCCGGGCGGCTCCATCTACGGGACGTCGTCCAACGGCGCCTCCGCGGCGTTCCGGCGCCCGGCGAACCGCTCCCCCGTGCCCGGGCTCTACCTGGTCGGCGGCTCGTCGCACCCCGGCGGCGGGCTGCCGCTGGTGCTGCTCTCGGCCCGCATCGTCGCCGACCTGGTCGGCCCGGCCTGA
- a CDS encoding carotenoid biosynthesis protein: MSGLRPAGTPVRTARTAVPVLLAAAGVLVQMAFPFTDGGTLALTVASVVLFAGTALAHAWASRGAATAVLVLVVAGGGGLVAEAVGVRTGVPFGSYDYTGTLGTEVLGVPVLVPLAWVMMAWPALLVARLLVGSPVLRVVVAAWALTAWDVFLDPQMVDAGHWAWDDPHPALPGVEGIPLTNFAGWLLVSAVMCAVLDRLVRDPVDDRTPVARDAVPVTVYLWTYFSSVLAHAVFFGRPSVALVGGVLMGLVAVPLAVRVSREVRR; encoded by the coding sequence GTGAGCGGCCTCCGCCCGGCCGGCACCCCGGTCCGCACGGCGCGCACCGCCGTCCCGGTCCTGCTGGCGGCGGCCGGCGTCCTGGTGCAGATGGCCTTCCCGTTCACCGACGGCGGCACCCTCGCGCTCACCGTGGCCAGCGTCGTGCTCTTCGCGGGCACCGCCCTCGCCCACGCCTGGGCCAGCAGGGGTGCCGCGACGGCGGTCCTCGTGCTGGTCGTCGCCGGCGGCGGCGGGCTCGTGGCCGAGGCGGTCGGCGTCCGCACCGGCGTGCCGTTCGGCTCCTACGACTACACCGGCACGCTGGGCACCGAGGTGCTCGGCGTCCCGGTCCTGGTGCCGCTGGCCTGGGTGATGATGGCCTGGCCCGCGCTCCTGGTCGCCCGCCTGCTGGTGGGCTCGCCCGTCCTCCGGGTGGTCGTCGCGGCGTGGGCGCTGACCGCCTGGGACGTCTTCCTCGACCCGCAGATGGTCGACGCCGGCCACTGGGCCTGGGACGACCCGCACCCCGCGCTCCCCGGCGTCGAGGGCATCCCCCTCACGAACTTCGCGGGGTGGCTGCTGGTCTCGGCGGTGATGTGCGCCGTCCTCGACCGGCTCGTCCGCGACCCCGTCGACGACCGGACGCCGGTGGCCCGCGACGCCGTCCCCGTCACGGTCTACCTGTGGACCTACTTCTCCTCGGTGCTCGCCCACGCCGTCTTCTTCGGACGCCCGTCGGTGGCCCTGGTCGGCGGCGTCCTCATGGGGCTGGTCGCGGTCCCGCTGGCCGTCCGCGTGTCGCGGGAGGTGCGGCGATGA
- a CDS encoding glycosyltransferase family 2 protein, whose product MTSATGRWLVRAGAALAVASLGLTVDNLRRIRTPSPSPDVADPDDVVLLLPVRDEAGRVVDAVQELVVAARHWPGRARVVVLDDASSDGTTTLLAELAGRADLRDVLEVVPGTPTPPGWLGKPWACHQLAGAAGGAGVLVFVDADVALTADGLTATVDLLRSSGLDLVCPYPHQEARGPAERLVQPLLQWSWMSTLPLGLAERSPRPSLTAANGQLLAVDAAAYRRAGGHAAVRDQVLEDIALLRAVKASGGHGVVADGSRVASCRMYDGWADLRQGYAKSLWSAFGTPAGAAGVTALMVLTHVVPALAALRGSRTGLAGYAASVAARALVARRTGSRVLPDAAAHPLSVALLGALTADSVLAHRRGTLRWKGRPVEVSR is encoded by the coding sequence ATGACGTCCGCGACCGGCCGGTGGCTCGTGCGCGCGGGGGCCGCGCTGGCGGTGGCCTCGCTCGGGCTCACCGTCGACAACCTGCGCCGGATCCGCACCCCGTCGCCGTCCCCCGACGTCGCCGACCCCGACGACGTCGTGCTGCTGCTCCCCGTCCGCGACGAGGCCGGGCGGGTCGTGGACGCCGTCCAGGAGCTCGTCGTCGCGGCGCGGCACTGGCCGGGCCGAGCCCGGGTCGTCGTCCTCGACGACGCCAGCAGCGACGGGACCACGACGCTGCTCGCGGAGCTCGCCGGCCGCGCCGACCTCCGCGACGTCCTCGAGGTCGTCCCGGGCACGCCGACGCCGCCCGGCTGGCTGGGCAAGCCGTGGGCCTGCCACCAGCTCGCCGGGGCGGCCGGTGGCGCCGGCGTCCTCGTCTTCGTCGACGCCGACGTGGCGCTGACCGCCGACGGGCTGACCGCGACCGTCGACCTGCTCCGGTCCTCCGGCCTCGACCTGGTCTGCCCCTACCCGCACCAGGAGGCGCGCGGCCCGGCCGAGCGGCTGGTGCAGCCGCTGCTCCAGTGGTCGTGGATGAGCACGCTGCCGCTGGGTCTCGCCGAGCGCTCGCCCCGCCCCTCGCTGACCGCCGCGAACGGCCAGCTGCTGGCCGTCGACGCCGCCGCGTACCGGCGCGCCGGCGGGCACGCCGCCGTCCGCGACCAGGTGCTGGAGGACATCGCCCTGCTCCGCGCGGTGAAGGCGTCGGGCGGGCACGGCGTGGTCGCCGACGGCAGCCGGGTCGCGTCCTGCCGCATGTACGACGGCTGGGCCGACCTCCGCCAGGGCTACGCGAAGTCCCTCTGGTCGGCGTTCGGGACGCCGGCCGGCGCCGCGGGGGTCACCGCGCTGATGGTGCTGACCCACGTCGTGCCGGCCCTGGCCGCGCTGCGCGGCTCCCGCACCGGCCTGGCCGGCTACGCCGCGAGCGTCGCGGCCCGGGCGCTCGTCGCGCGCCGCACCGGGTCGCGGGTGCTCCCCGACGCGGCGGCCCACCCGCTCTCCGTCGCCCTCCTCGGCGCCCTGACCGCCGACTCCGTCCTCGCGCACCGGCGCGGGACGCTGCGCTGGAAGGGCCGGCCCGTCGAGGTGTCGCGGTGA
- a CDS encoding polyprenyl synthetase family protein: MLAPTSIRSTPAPIGDVHRVDEALTRTVDAQARILVDVSPDLEPVAQAVRQRAGGGKRLRAAFCLWAADAVAGSAGATAGAGETVTPGVVEAGAALEMFHLGALVHDDVMDRSDSRRGIPTVHRAFADGHRSARSTGDPELYGHSVAILTGDLCLTWADDLLARAADAATAAGTPERAAAARAVWELMRTQTMAGQFLDLHPLGRPRTLDDVARVVRFKSAKYTVEHPLLLGTALAGGSGAMTDFCSAFGLRVGEAFQLRDDVLGVFGDSRETGKPTLDDVREGKRTVLVAQAAETASAAQLAVLHRHLGDDALDEAGLEQVRQVLVESGALDRVERRITTLVEDSLALLAAAPIPVRSREALVDLTEASVWRAA, encoded by the coding sequence ATGCTCGCTCCGACCTCGATCCGGTCGACGCCCGCCCCCATCGGTGACGTGCACCGGGTCGACGAAGCCCTCACCCGGACCGTCGACGCCCAGGCTCGCATCCTCGTCGACGTCAGTCCCGACCTCGAGCCGGTCGCGCAGGCTGTGCGGCAGCGGGCCGGCGGCGGCAAGCGGCTGCGGGCGGCGTTCTGCCTGTGGGCGGCGGACGCCGTCGCCGGCAGCGCCGGCGCCACCGCGGGCGCCGGCGAGACCGTGACCCCCGGCGTGGTCGAGGCCGGTGCCGCGCTCGAGATGTTCCACCTCGGCGCACTCGTGCACGACGACGTGATGGACCGCAGCGACTCGCGCCGCGGCATCCCGACGGTGCACCGGGCCTTCGCGGACGGCCACCGCTCCGCGCGCTCGACCGGCGACCCCGAGCTCTACGGCCACTCCGTCGCCATCCTCACCGGCGACCTGTGCCTGACCTGGGCCGACGACCTGCTCGCCCGTGCCGCCGACGCCGCGACCGCGGCCGGCACGCCCGAGCGCGCCGCCGCGGCGCGCGCGGTGTGGGAGCTGATGCGCACCCAGACGATGGCCGGGCAGTTCCTGGACCTGCATCCGCTCGGTCGCCCCCGCACCCTGGACGACGTCGCCCGCGTCGTCCGCTTCAAGAGCGCGAAGTACACCGTCGAGCACCCGCTGCTGCTCGGGACGGCGCTGGCCGGCGGCTCGGGGGCGATGACCGACTTCTGCTCGGCCTTCGGGCTGCGGGTCGGCGAGGCGTTCCAGCTGCGCGACGACGTCCTCGGCGTCTTCGGCGACTCCCGCGAGACCGGCAAGCCCACCCTCGACGACGTCCGGGAGGGCAAGCGGACCGTCCTCGTCGCCCAGGCCGCGGAGACCGCGAGCGCGGCCCAGCTCGCCGTGCTGCACCGCCACCTCGGCGACGACGCCCTCGACGAGGCCGGCCTCGAGCAGGTCCGTCAGGTGCTCGTCGAGTCCGGGGCGCTCGACCGGGTCGAGCGCCGGATCACCACCCTGGTCGAGGACTCCCTCGCCCTGCTGGCGGCGGCGCCGATCCCGGTCCGGTCGCGGGAGGCACTGGTCGACCTCACCGAGGCGAGCGTCTGGCGCGCCGCGTGA
- a CDS encoding YhjD/YihY/BrkB family envelope integrity protein, with the protein MAGVNGVARLRGEARTLVRGTGRLLSGRDLSAAAATLTYFSAIAVVPWLLLALWTTTWWRGDGAAQERLLRLEVLVPPAMGARPPYEVLVDAATHLGVVGAVVLLFPASFYGEGLRRACLAIRPEPDRFTGWRARVAVLALVVALPPLTWAVLGVGDALVPLSPDGGGGGPGDRLLRIVLGFTALWLALGVLLTWVFRAVTPGRPRWWVALAGGLGTGSFLAGFLHGFQLFLSLPVDVGIPFGGLGYVGGVVAVGLWLYVLHVFLLVGWATTQALEERAARDAVTR; encoded by the coding sequence GTGGCGGGCGTGAACGGCGTCGCCCGGCTCCGCGGCGAGGCCCGCACGCTGGTCCGCGGCACCGGCCGGCTGCTGTCCGGGCGCGACCTGTCGGCGGCGGCGGCCACCCTCACCTACTTCTCGGCGATCGCGGTCGTGCCGTGGCTGCTCCTCGCGCTCTGGACGACGACCTGGTGGCGCGGCGACGGCGCGGCCCAGGAGCGGCTGCTGCGCCTCGAGGTCCTCGTGCCGCCCGCGATGGGCGCGCGGCCGCCGTACGAGGTGCTGGTCGACGCCGCCACCCACCTCGGCGTGGTGGGTGCGGTCGTCCTGCTGTTCCCCGCGTCGTTCTACGGCGAGGGCCTGCGCCGCGCCTGCCTGGCCATCCGCCCGGAGCCGGACCGCTTCACCGGCTGGCGCGCACGGGTGGCCGTGCTGGCCCTGGTGGTGGCGCTGCCGCCGCTGACCTGGGCCGTGCTCGGCGTCGGCGACGCCCTCGTGCCGCTCTCGCCCGACGGCGGCGGCGGTGGCCCCGGCGACCGCCTCCTGCGCATCGTGCTGGGCTTCACCGCGCTCTGGCTCGCGCTCGGGGTCCTGCTGACCTGGGTGTTCCGCGCCGTCACCCCCGGCCGACCCCGGTGGTGGGTCGCGCTGGCCGGCGGCCTCGGAACCGGCTCGTTCCTGGCCGGGTTCCTGCACGGCTTCCAGCTCTTCCTCTCCCTGCCCGTCGACGTCGGCATCCCCTTCGGCGGCCTCGGGTACGTCGGCGGCGTGGTCGCCGTCGGACTCTGGCTCTACGTGCTGCACGTGTTCCTGCTCGTCGGCTGGGCCACCACCCAGGCCCTCGAGGAGCGCGCCGCGCGGGACGCGGTGACCCGGTGA
- a CDS encoding lycopene cyclase domain-containing protein gives MTHTEASLLGIAVTVVLDLWVLRTRLLTRRAYWVAYAIVLFFQLITNEWLTSRGVFDYDDDAILGWRIGHAPIEDFWFGFALVTQSMIWWVWWGRRGVQQRLGPGPRPAVARLLVTRRARRSPR, from the coding sequence GTGACCCACACCGAGGCCTCGCTGCTGGGCATCGCCGTCACGGTCGTGCTCGACCTCTGGGTCCTGCGGACCCGGCTGCTGACCCGACGGGCGTACTGGGTCGCCTACGCGATCGTGCTGTTCTTCCAGCTGATCACCAACGAGTGGCTGACGTCGCGGGGCGTCTTCGACTACGACGATGACGCCATCCTCGGGTGGCGGATCGGGCACGCCCCGATCGAGGACTTCTGGTTCGGCTTCGCCCTGGTCACCCAGTCGATGATCTGGTGGGTGTGGTGGGGCCGCCGCGGCGTGCAGCAGCGGCTCGGCCCGGGCCCGCGCCCCGCCGTCGCGCGGCTGCTGGTCACGCGGCGCGCCAGACGCTCGCCTCGGTGA
- a CDS encoding CDP-alcohol phosphatidyltransferase family protein, whose product MAAPRREDALDQWSRRHGGLDPRGSGWVAGWVRLSDACARPLARRGVAPDAVTAAGVAVAVTVPLLASAGAAWPLAAVPVMVAAAVLDGVDGALASRSGTSSRWGQVLDPLADRVSDLLLVLTVVVLGAPLWLGATYGALGLLHESVRSTAQAAGMGGPGAVTVAERPTRVIVAAFAALLCGLEWCAREVGVDVLPRVDGDVVATGAAVVGTALAVVGLVHLLAVVRRRLA is encoded by the coding sequence ATGGCAGCCCCGCGCCGTGAGGACGCCCTCGACCAGTGGTCGCGGCGCCACGGCGGGCTGGACCCGCGCGGATCCGGCTGGGTCGCCGGGTGGGTGCGGCTCAGCGACGCCTGCGCGCGGCCCCTGGCCCGCCGCGGTGTCGCCCCGGACGCCGTCACGGCGGCGGGCGTGGCCGTCGCCGTGACGGTCCCGCTCCTGGCCTCGGCCGGTGCCGCCTGGCCGCTGGCCGCCGTCCCGGTGATGGTGGCGGCCGCCGTCCTCGACGGCGTCGACGGAGCGCTCGCCTCGCGCTCGGGCACCTCGTCGCGCTGGGGCCAGGTGCTCGACCCCCTCGCCGATCGCGTCTCCGACCTCCTCCTCGTTCTCACCGTGGTCGTCCTGGGCGCGCCGCTCTGGCTCGGTGCGACCTACGGCGCGCTCGGCCTGCTGCACGAGTCGGTCCGCTCGACGGCCCAGGCCGCCGGGATGGGCGGCCCCGGAGCGGTGACCGTCGCCGAGCGCCCCACCCGGGTGATCGTGGCGGCGTTCGCGGCGCTGCTCTGCGGGCTGGAGTGGTGCGCGCGCGAGGTCGGCGTCGACGTCCTGCCCCGGGTGGACGGGGACGTGGTCGCGACCGGCGCGGCCGTGGTCGGGACGGCGCTGGCCGTCGTCGGCCTCGTGCACCTGCTGGCCGTCGTCCGCCGCCGGCTCGCCTAG
- a CDS encoding lycopene cyclase domain-containing protein — MRELTYAAMLVFVLVATLPLEILLRTRVYARLRRLALVLVCAGLPFVVWDLLAVRAGHWFFDTSQTLGLELAGLPLEEVLFFVVVPLASVMTLEAVRSVRGWTVGDEPQQPAGDTVEGEAT; from the coding sequence ATGAGGGAGCTGACGTACGCGGCCATGCTGGTCTTCGTGCTCGTGGCCACCCTGCCGCTGGAGATCCTGCTGCGCACGCGCGTGTACGCGCGGCTGCGCCGGCTGGCGCTGGTGCTGGTCTGCGCGGGGCTGCCGTTCGTGGTGTGGGACCTGCTCGCGGTCCGGGCCGGCCACTGGTTCTTCGACACCTCGCAGACCCTCGGCCTCGAGCTCGCCGGTCTGCCCCTGGAGGAGGTGCTGTTCTTCGTCGTGGTGCCGCTGGCGTCGGTGATGACGCTGGAGGCGGTGCGCAGCGTGCGCGGCTGGACGGTCGGCGACGAGCCGCAGCAGCCGGCCGGCGACACTGTAGAGGGGGAGGCGACGTGA
- the crtI gene encoding phytoene desaturase family protein, which translates to MTRTPRPGTPLRVVVVGGGIAGLATAALLARDGHHVELLEQNAELGGRAGSWEQDGFRFDTGPSWWLMPEVFDHFFRLVGTTTEEQLDLVRLDPGYRVFFEEHPALDVGADEAANRRLFESVEPGAGDRLRDYLASARAVYDLAVQQFLYTSFESAAAFTARRVLRNGPRLATLLSRSLESFVAARFDDPRLRQVLGYPAVFLGSSPDRAPAMYHLMSWLDLADGVRYPQGGFTRLVTAVAEVGRSHGAELRTGCTVTSIATAPRTGRRGRPARVTGVHWTDAGGAEHESPADVVVGAADLHHVETALLPRALQTYPESWWDKAVSGPGAVLVNLGVTGSLPELAHHSLFFTEDWKDNFDAIFERPSRVPDPASIYVCRPSATDASVAPPGTENVFVLVPVPADPGIGRGGVDGAGDPEVEAIADRAVAMVAAWAGVPDLAERVVVRRTLGPGDFLADLNSWSGGALGPAHVLRQSAFFRAGNASRKVEGLYYAGYSTVPGIGLPMCLISAELVLKRLRGDRSTGPSVEPTSSVRPSPV; encoded by the coding sequence ATGACCCGGACACCCCGGCCCGGGACGCCGCTGCGGGTCGTCGTGGTCGGCGGCGGCATCGCCGGGCTCGCCACCGCCGCGCTGCTCGCCCGCGACGGTCACCACGTCGAGCTGCTGGAGCAGAACGCCGAGCTCGGCGGGCGCGCCGGGTCGTGGGAGCAGGACGGATTCCGCTTCGACACCGGGCCCTCGTGGTGGCTGATGCCCGAGGTCTTCGACCACTTCTTCCGCCTCGTCGGCACCACCACGGAGGAGCAGCTCGACCTGGTGCGGCTCGACCCCGGCTACCGGGTCTTCTTCGAGGAGCACCCGGCGCTGGACGTCGGCGCCGACGAGGCGGCGAACCGGCGGCTCTTCGAGTCCGTCGAGCCGGGGGCCGGCGACCGGCTGCGCGACTACCTGGCCTCGGCACGGGCCGTCTACGACCTCGCCGTCCAGCAGTTCCTCTACACGAGCTTCGAGTCGGCGGCCGCGTTCACCGCGCGCCGGGTCCTGCGCAACGGGCCGCGGCTGGCGACCCTGCTCTCCCGCTCGCTCGAGTCGTTCGTCGCCGCCCGCTTCGACGACCCCCGGCTGCGCCAGGTCCTCGGCTACCCCGCGGTGTTCCTCGGGTCCTCGCCCGACCGCGCGCCGGCGATGTACCACCTGATGAGCTGGCTCGACCTCGCCGACGGCGTCCGCTACCCCCAGGGCGGCTTCACCCGGCTCGTCACCGCGGTCGCCGAGGTGGGGCGCTCGCACGGCGCCGAGCTGCGCACGGGGTGCACGGTGACGAGCATCGCGACCGCCCCCCGCACCGGCCGTCGCGGCCGCCCGGCCCGGGTCACCGGCGTCCACTGGACCGACGCCGGCGGGGCCGAGCACGAGAGCCCCGCGGACGTCGTCGTCGGCGCCGCCGACCTGCACCACGTCGAGACCGCCCTGCTGCCGCGCGCGCTGCAGACCTACCCCGAGTCCTGGTGGGACAAGGCGGTGTCGGGGCCGGGCGCGGTCCTGGTGAACCTCGGCGTCACCGGCTCGCTGCCCGAGCTGGCCCACCACTCGCTCTTCTTCACCGAGGACTGGAAGGACAACTTCGACGCCATCTTCGAGCGGCCCAGCCGGGTGCCCGACCCGGCCTCGATCTACGTGTGCCGGCCCTCGGCCACCGACGCGTCGGTGGCGCCTCCGGGCACCGAGAACGTGTTCGTCCTCGTGCCGGTCCCGGCCGACCCCGGCATCGGCCGGGGAGGCGTCGACGGCGCCGGCGACCCGGAGGTCGAGGCGATCGCCGACCGGGCCGTGGCGATGGTGGCCGCGTGGGCCGGCGTCCCCGACCTGGCCGAGCGGGTGGTCGTGCGGCGCACCCTCGGCCCCGGTGACTTCCTCGCCGACCTCAACTCCTGGTCGGGCGGCGCGCTCGGCCCGGCCCACGTGCTGCGGCAGAGCGCCTTCTTCCGGGCCGGCAACGCCTCCCGCAAGGTCGAGGGTCTCTACTACGCCGGCTACAGCACGGTGCCCGGCATCGGGCTGCCGATGTGCCTGATCAGCGCCGAGCTGGTGCTCAAGCGGCTGCGCGGCGACCGCTCGACCGGCCCGTCGGTCGAGCCCACCTCCTCGGTGCGTCCGAGCCCGGTCTGA